CTCGCGGGAGGAGCGCATGCGCGCCTATGCGGCCACGACCGGCCGCGCGATCATCGTCACGCTGGGCGGCGACGGCGTGCTGGCGGCAACCCCGCAGGAATTCCTGAAAGTCGCGGCGATGAAGATCACGCCAGTCGACACCGTCGGCGCCGGCGACACCTTCTGCGGCTATCTCGGCGCCGGGCTGGATTCCGGGCTGCCTTTGGGCGAAGCTCTGCGGCGGGCGGCCGCGGCAGGCTCGCTCGCCTGCCTGAAGCCGGGCGCACAGCCGGCCATTCCGCTGTCCGCCGAAGTGGATGCCGCACTGACCTAGCGGTAGGGGAGACACGCATGACGGAACGGCCTCGGACGAAGCATGACATCCCTGAGGCCAGCGAGCTCTGTCGCCTGTCCGCAAGGGAACTGGCGGCGCGGATCGCAAGGCGGACGCTATCCGTCCGCGAGGTCGTAACCGCGTTCCTCAACCGCATCGAGGCGGTCAACTCCAAAGTCAACGCCATCGTGTCGCTGCGCGAACGCGGCGACATCCTGCGCGAAGCCGATGAGAAGGACGCGTATCTTGCCGCCGGAGGCAAGGCCGGGCCGCTGTTTGGCCTGCCCATCGCGATCAAGGATCTCGCCGAGACGAAGGGGCTCCGCACCACCTGGGGCTCGCCCATCTTCAAGGATTTCGTGCCCGACCGGGACGCCATCCACGTCGAGCGCATCCGCGCCGCGGGCGCCGTCATCATCGGCAAGACCAACGTTCCCGAATTTGGCCTCGGCTCGCAGACCTACAACAACGTCTTCGGGCCGACGCTCAACGCCTTCGACCCGGAATTGTCGGCCGGCGGTTCGAGCGGCGGCGCGGCCGTGGCGCTGGCGCTCGACATGTTGCCGATCGCGGACGGCAGCGACTATGGCGGCTCGCTGCGCAATCCGGCCGCCTTCAACAACGTCTACGGGCTCCGCCCCTCCCAGGGTCGCGTCCCGGGATCTCCTGACAAGGATCTTTTCTTCGCCCAGATCGGCGTGGACGGCCCGATGGGCCGCGACGTACGCGACCTCGCCATGCTGCTGGACGTGCAGGCCGGTTACGACCCGCGCTCTCCGCTGTCGCTCGCGACCGATGGCAGCTTCCTCGCCGGCCTCGACCGGCCGGCATCCCCCGCCCGCATCGGCTGGCTCGGCGATCTCGGCGGGCACCTGCCCATGGAGGCGGGCGTGCGCGAGCTGTGCGAAACAGCGGTCAGGCGCTTCGAAGAGGCGGACTGGAAAATCGAGGCGATGGTTCCGGCCTTCGACTTCGAGGCTTTGTGGGCGGCATTCGCCACGTTGCGCCATGCCGCCAGCGGATGCGGCCTGAAACCGCTCTACGACGATCCGCACCGGCGCGCGCTGCTAAAGCCAGAAGGACTGTTCGAGGTCGAGGGCAGCCTGAACCTGACGGCCCCCGACATCCATGCGGCCACCATCGTGCGCTCGGACTGGTACCGGGCGGTTCTCGCGCTTTTCGATCGGTTCGACCTTCTGGCCCTGCCCAGTGCGGCCGTGTTCCCCTTCGCCGTGACGACCCATTGGCCGAGCGAGATCGCCGGACGCAGGATGAGCAGCTACCACCGTTGGCTCGAGGTCGCATCCTACGCCTCGATGGCGGGCTGCCCCGCGGTCAACGTGCCGGCCGGCTTCGATGCCGCCGGCCGGCCTATGGGCCTGCAGCTTATCGGACGGCCGCGGGGTGATCTGGCCGTCTTGCGCGCAGCCGCACTCTATGAAAGCCTGCTTGACTGGCCGGCAGGCGCATCGCACTAGCCGGCGAGCCGGGAGGCCCTGATGTCCGTCGAGCTCTACGCCGCCTATCTTCTCGCCTGCATCGTGATCGTGCTGGTGCCCGGGCCGACTGTCACGCTGATCATCGCCAATTCTATCCGCCACGGCACAAGAGCCGGACTTGCCAACGTCGCCGGCACGCAGGCGGGACTTGCAATCATGATCGCCATCGTCGGCGTCGGCCTGACCTCGCTGATCGCGGGCATGGGGCACTGGTTCGAATGGATCCGCCTTCTGGGCGCCGCCTACCTCATCTGGCTGGGGATCCAGATGCTGCGGTCGAAGGAAGCCCTCGACGGCGACGGAAACGCCCGGAAGCCGAGCGGCGGCTTCTTCGTACAAGGCCTCGCCGTCGCCCTGAGCAATCCGAAGACGCTGGTCTTCTTCGGCGCCTTCTTTCCGCAATTCATCGACCCGGCCGGCAGCTACGCGCTGCAGCTCTGGGTCATGGGCCTCACGGCGATGGTGGTCGCGGCCGTCAGCGACAGCGCCTACGCGCTCGCCGCCGGGCGCGCCGGCCGCCTGCTGTCGGCCGGCCGCATCAGGCTGCTCTCGCGCATCAGCGGAAGCTTCCTGGTGGGCGGAGGCATCTGGCTCGCGCTGTCGCGGGCCAAATAGCCCTCTGGCGTCAGTTCAGCCGGCCCAGCCGTTCAGTGAGCAGGGCGAAAAAGCCGGCAGCGTCGACGTCGCGCATCACCGTGGCGTTCTTCTGGCGGTCGGTCACGCCCCACCAGTCGACGACCGTCATGCCCATCGTCAGTTCCGAGGCGGTCTCCACCTCGACATTGCACTCCCTGCCCTTGAACAGTTCGGGCTTCAGCAGGTAGGCGATGACGCAGGGATCATGCAGCGGTCCGCCATCGGTACCGTACTTTTCCTCGTCGAAACGCTCGAAGAACTCCAGCAATTCCGCGGCCGCGATGCCCGCGCGCGTCCCCAGCCCGCGCAGGGCGGCCAGGCGAGAGGACGTGGTCAGCGCCTTGTGGGTCACGTCAAGCGGCATGATCACGACCTTGATGCCGGATTTCAGCACCACATCGCAAGCGTGCGGATCCACATAGATGTTGAACTCCGCCGCAGGCGTGATGTTGCCTCCCTCGAAGAAGCCGCCGCCCATCAGCACGATCTGCTTGATTCGCGCCGCAATCCTCGGCTCGCGGTTGAGCGCCAGCGCGATGTTGGTCAGCGGGCCGAGCGGGCAGAGCGTCACAGTGCCGCTTTCCTCCCGCATCAGCGTCTCGACGATGAAATCGACTGCGTGCTGTTTCTGCAGCGGCATCGTCGGCTCAGGCAGGTCCGGCCCGTCGAGCCCCGTCTTGCCGTGGACATGTTCGGCAGTGACGAGCTTGCGCACCAGGGGGCGGCTGGCGCCCGCGAAAACCCTGATGTCGGAGCGTCCCGCCAGCTCGCAGATCTTGCGCGCATTCTTTTCGGTCAGTTCGAGCGGCACGTTTCCGGCAACCGCAGTGACGCCGAGAATGTCGAGTTCCGGGCTGCCCAACGCCAGCAGAATGGCCAGGGCGTCGTCCTGGCCGGGGTCGGTGTCGATGATGATCTTATGGCTGGCAGGCATTCGGCTTCCTCATTTGGCAGGCGGCATCTGCAGTCTTGAACTTGCCGCGGCGGCGGACCATATCAGCAACACGGGAATGGATGCCATCCGGGTCCCTTTCCTTTCGGTCGCTCTTTGAGGACACTGGAATGAGCCGCATGACGCCCTTTTCGAGCCCGCTTCTGCTCGGGTTCGATACGATGGAAAAGACGTTGGAACGTCTTGCCAAGTCCGGCGATTCCTACCCTCCTTACAACATCGAGCGCGTCCGCTGTGGCGACGGCCAGGGCGACAAGCTGCGCATCACGCTGGCGGTGGCCGGGTTTGCCGAGGAGAACCTCGAAGTTACGACCGAAGAGAACCAGCTGATGGTTCGTGGCCGGCAGACCGAGGAGGGCGATCGCGAATACCTCCATCGTGGCATCGCGGCGCGCCAGTTCCAGAGGACCTTCGTCCTTGCGGACGGAATGCTGGTCAGGGGGTGCGAATTGAAGAACGGGCTGCTGTCGATCGATCTCGAACGCCCCGAGCCGCAAAGGCTGGTACGGAAAATAAACATTTCGGTGAAAGACTGATGTCGACCGCACCGGAACCAAGAGCTCTGTCGCG
This portion of the Mesorhizobium shangrilense genome encodes:
- a CDS encoding LysE family translocator, giving the protein MSVELYAAYLLACIVIVLVPGPTVTLIIANSIRHGTRAGLANVAGTQAGLAIMIAIVGVGLTSLIAGMGHWFEWIRLLGAAYLIWLGIQMLRSKEALDGDGNARKPSGGFFVQGLAVALSNPKTLVFFGAFFPQFIDPAGSYALQLWVMGLTAMVVAAVSDSAYALAAGRAGRLLSAGRIRLLSRISGSFLVGGGIWLALSRAK
- a CDS encoding amidase, encoding MTERPRTKHDIPEASELCRLSARELAARIARRTLSVREVVTAFLNRIEAVNSKVNAIVSLRERGDILREADEKDAYLAAGGKAGPLFGLPIAIKDLAETKGLRTTWGSPIFKDFVPDRDAIHVERIRAAGAVIIGKTNVPEFGLGSQTYNNVFGPTLNAFDPELSAGGSSGGAAVALALDMLPIADGSDYGGSLRNPAAFNNVYGLRPSQGRVPGSPDKDLFFAQIGVDGPMGRDVRDLAMLLDVQAGYDPRSPLSLATDGSFLAGLDRPASPARIGWLGDLGGHLPMEAGVRELCETAVRRFEEADWKIEAMVPAFDFEALWAAFATLRHAASGCGLKPLYDDPHRRALLKPEGLFEVEGSLNLTAPDIHAATIVRSDWYRAVLALFDRFDLLALPSAAVFPFAVTTHWPSEIAGRRMSSYHRWLEVASYASMAGCPAVNVPAGFDAAGRPMGLQLIGRPRGDLAVLRAAALYESLLDWPAGASH
- a CDS encoding Hsp20 family protein — protein: MSRMTPFSSPLLLGFDTMEKTLERLAKSGDSYPPYNIERVRCGDGQGDKLRITLAVAGFAEENLEVTTEENQLMVRGRQTEEGDREYLHRGIAARQFQRTFVLADGMLVRGCELKNGLLSIDLERPEPQRLVRKINISVKD
- a CDS encoding nucleoside hydrolase, yielding MPASHKIIIDTDPGQDDALAILLALGSPELDILGVTAVAGNVPLELTEKNARKICELAGRSDIRVFAGASRPLVRKLVTAEHVHGKTGLDGPDLPEPTMPLQKQHAVDFIVETLMREESGTVTLCPLGPLTNIALALNREPRIAARIKQIVLMGGGFFEGGNITPAAEFNIYVDPHACDVVLKSGIKVVIMPLDVTHKALTTSSRLAALRGLGTRAGIAAAELLEFFERFDEEKYGTDGGPLHDPCVIAYLLKPELFKGRECNVEVETASELTMGMTVVDWWGVTDRQKNATVMRDVDAAGFFALLTERLGRLN